One Armatimonadota bacterium genomic window carries:
- a CDS encoding RecQ family ATP-dependent DNA helicase — protein MSANLLELLREGLKNANASFHSGQEEAIRAVIEPPYRALVVQATGWGKSMVYFIATRVLRDAGRGPTLVVSPLLSLMRNQVVAAQNLGIRAEHYTSSNPEKWESIEQKLLANEIDLLLISPERFANEDFQQFVASSSLAKVGLLVIDEAHCISDWGHDFRPDYQRLGRLIRNLPPTTSVLATTATANDRVVEDVLRQIGNSTPLIRGSLARRSLKIQVINGFNAAERLAWLSDHLDDLDGSGIIYTLTKRDADRVTKWLQVRGHRVEAYHADLGPDPEESNKLRIEREAMLLNNDVKALVSTVALGMGFDKPDLGFVVHYQSPGNLVAYYQQIGRAGRAIDSATAVLFLGQEDESIHEYFIERAAPSAEEIDLILTTLDESESGLSVPNIMAAVDLRKGEVDKVLKCLVILEPSPILKLGSTWSRTPQAFTYDKERDRQLKERREEERARFVAFASSSDCFMEQVRFELNDETAEPCGQCSNCIGGEVIPTGYTDASLIEAQRFLNESEFLFEPRKRWESGALSQYGFSGNIKPEFRCEQGLCLSYFGDPGIGTWTREDKHAGKFRDDLVIAAIEGLERTGVASRVAWITSVPSLRSPTVPDFSQRLAAKLGVPYLQAVEKIKETPPQKSQRNSHHQSSNLDGAFAISEVLEGTVLLVDDMVDSRWTFTIVGALLRQAGVEAVIPFALTSATHRGDDE, from the coding sequence ATGAGCGCAAACCTACTAGAGCTGTTACGGGAGGGGCTCAAGAATGCAAACGCAAGTTTTCACTCGGGCCAGGAAGAAGCCATAAGGGCTGTGATTGAGCCACCGTATCGTGCACTTGTCGTTCAGGCAACAGGGTGGGGCAAAAGCATGGTTTATTTCATTGCAACGCGCGTTCTGAGAGACGCCGGTCGAGGTCCAACCCTTGTAGTCTCTCCATTGCTTTCCTTGATGCGGAACCAAGTCGTAGCAGCGCAGAATCTTGGCATCAGGGCAGAGCACTACACTAGCTCGAACCCCGAAAAGTGGGAATCGATCGAGCAAAAGCTACTTGCAAACGAGATTGACCTTCTCCTCATCAGTCCGGAACGGTTCGCCAATGAAGATTTTCAGCAATTTGTGGCTTCATCGAGCCTTGCAAAAGTTGGACTCTTGGTTATTGACGAGGCCCATTGTATCTCTGACTGGGGGCACGACTTCCGGCCAGACTATCAGCGACTTGGGCGGCTCATTCGCAATCTGCCTCCCACAACTTCCGTTCTGGCAACTACAGCCACTGCAAACGATCGAGTTGTCGAAGACGTTCTTCGACAAATTGGAAATTCGACTCCACTCATTCGAGGCTCCCTTGCACGGCGAAGCTTGAAAATACAGGTTATCAACGGCTTCAATGCGGCGGAAAGACTAGCCTGGTTGAGTGATCATCTTGATGACCTTGACGGAAGTGGCATAATTTACACCCTCACCAAGCGTGATGCGGATCGAGTAACAAAATGGCTTCAAGTGAGGGGGCATCGGGTCGAGGCATATCATGCAGATCTTGGCCCCGATCCGGAAGAGTCTAATAAGCTTCGAATCGAACGTGAGGCTATGTTGCTCAACAATGATGTTAAGGCACTCGTCTCGACTGTAGCTCTTGGAATGGGATTTGACAAGCCCGATTTGGGCTTTGTAGTTCACTACCAGAGCCCCGGCAACCTTGTCGCGTATTACCAGCAAATCGGGAGGGCGGGTCGCGCAATAGATTCTGCGACAGCGGTACTTTTCCTTGGACAAGAAGACGAGTCCATTCACGAATACTTCATAGAGCGGGCGGCCCCCTCGGCGGAAGAAATTGATCTAATCCTGACTACACTTGATGAATCTGAAAGCGGATTGAGCGTTCCCAATATCATGGCTGCAGTGGACTTAAGGAAGGGCGAAGTGGACAAGGTCCTCAAATGCCTGGTTATTCTCGAGCCGTCTCCTATTTTGAAGCTAGGGTCAACTTGGTCGAGAACCCCTCAGGCATTCACTTACGACAAAGAGCGTGATCGGCAACTCAAAGAAAGACGTGAGGAAGAGCGGGCAAGGTTCGTTGCTTTTGCTTCAAGCTCCGATTGCTTCATGGAGCAAGTCCGCTTTGAGCTCAATGACGAAACAGCCGAGCCATGTGGACAGTGTTCCAATTGTATCGGTGGAGAAGTCATTCCGACTGGCTATACGGATGCCTCACTGATCGAGGCTCAGCGGTTCCTAAATGAGTCCGAGTTCTTGTTTGAACCTAGGAAACGCTGGGAATCCGGAGCACTATCACAATATGGTTTCTCAGGCAACATCAAGCCAGAGTTTCGATGCGAACAAGGTTTATGCCTTTCATACTTCGGCGATCCAGGAATCGGAACCTGGACTAGAGAGGATAAGCATGCTGGCAAGTTTCGTGACGACCTCGTGATTGCGGCGATTGAAGGACTTGAAAGAACAGGTGTTGCGAGTCGAGTTGCGTGGATTACGTCGGTACCTTCACTAAGAAGCCCGACCGTCCCAGACTTCTCACAACGTTTAGCTGCTAAACTAGGTGTGCCGTATCTCCAAGCGGTTGAAAAAATCAAGGAGACACCTCCTCAGAAGAGTCAACGGAATTCACACCATCAATCCTCAAACTTGGATGGAGCTTTTGCTATCAGCGAGGTTCTTGAGGGTACTGTACTGTTGGTTGACGACATGGTTGATTCGCGCTGGACATTTACGATTGTGGGTGCTCTGCTTCGACAGGCTGGTGTCGAAGCAGTGATTCCATTCGCACTAACCTCGGCTACACATCGGGGAGACGATGAGTAG
- a CDS encoding DUF4357 domain-containing protein, producing the protein MARGYSIRLFLPDGEPEGLKLIEKTNWSGLGVVCPRSLFGAKRNRPEFERTGVYLLVGEGDGVVPDLYIGEADEIRTRLNSHGKESKFDWQQVVFFVSKDNNLNKAHGRYLEWRLIDLSTKANRAKLHNGNAGSQPSLSEADIAEAEGFLDEMRLCFPLVGLDYFETPPPIKKAVSGSLLKIVAKGLTSHGYEAGSEFVVKKGSQASQKEASSFPSGHKQRRQSLVDSKVLLVEGDHLVFAQDYAFSSPSTAASVVLGRNANGRTEWVDEKGRTLKSIQEASE; encoded by the coding sequence AAAAAACTAATTGGAGCGGTCTCGGGGTTGTGTGTCCGCGTTCACTGTTCGGTGCCAAGAGAAATCGCCCTGAGTTTGAGCGAACCGGCGTCTATTTGCTTGTTGGTGAGGGTGATGGGGTCGTGCCAGATCTTTACATAGGCGAAGCTGACGAAATTCGAACCCGCCTAAATTCGCATGGCAAGGAATCGAAGTTTGATTGGCAACAAGTGGTGTTCTTTGTTAGCAAAGATAACAATCTCAACAAGGCTCACGGAAGATATTTGGAATGGAGACTTATCGATCTGTCGACAAAAGCCAATCGAGCAAAACTTCACAATGGCAACGCAGGAAGCCAGCCGAGCCTGTCCGAGGCGGACATTGCCGAAGCTGAAGGTTTTCTGGATGAAATGCGACTTTGCTTCCCGCTGGTTGGACTTGACTACTTTGAAACGCCTCCTCCAATTAAGAAAGCCGTTTCTGGTTCTCTCCTCAAGATTGTTGCCAAAGGGCTGACCTCGCATGGCTACGAAGCAGGAAGCGAATTTGTTGTTAAGAAAGGTTCACAGGCTAGCCAGAAAGAAGCATCTTCATTTCCAAGTGGTCACAAGCAACGACGTCAATCCCTTGTCGACTCAAAGGTGCTGTTGGTCGAAGGGGATCATCTTGTCTTCGCGCAAGACTACGCTTTCTCTTCACCCTCAACCGCCGCTTCGGTGGTGTTGGGTCGTAATGCTAATGGCCGCACGGAATGGGTTGACGAGAAAGGCAGGACTTTGAAGTCCATCCAGGAGGCATCCGAATGA